From a region of the Paenibacillus lutimineralis genome:
- a CDS encoding endospore germination permease translates to MDKTGGKIGIIQIIMIIMLFNGLLSHVIVNPILLDASHRDSWITLLFTGVLYIPWTILIVYIMRKSERQHLQEWLAKKTSSFLSWVMLAPVAVLLLIIGNMTITQTTVWTVSNYLPTTPQTVIIIILIIVCHYAAKHGITAIAIGSGIILPAVIVLGYFVSIANMREKEWLLLLPVFENGWMPIFNGMMYAGGALSEIFLVLLLQHRLKTTIKPWQIMLLGLLLVYISLGPIIGAITEFGPTESAKQMVSPYEQWRLVKLGNYLEHVDFLSVFQWLSGATIRISLAQFLIAELFAPRNTKLRNRIITLITTIYIILAVGLKRYNTFYLGLFKLVLIATLIIAVVLTAIWAVIAWFAKPTKEETS, encoded by the coding sequence GTGGACAAAACTGGCGGTAAGATCGGTATTATCCAGATCATTATGATCATCATGCTCTTCAATGGATTGCTAAGCCACGTTATCGTCAATCCGATTCTGCTCGATGCTTCTCATAGAGATTCCTGGATAACGCTTCTGTTCACAGGTGTGCTATATATCCCATGGACTATTCTAATTGTCTATATTATGAGGAAATCTGAGAGGCAGCATCTTCAGGAATGGCTTGCCAAGAAAACCAGTTCATTCTTGTCTTGGGTTATGCTAGCCCCTGTTGCTGTACTACTATTAATTATCGGGAATATGACAATTACACAGACAACGGTCTGGACGGTATCGAATTATTTACCAACCACACCACAGACCGTCATTATCATCATCTTGATTATAGTCTGTCACTATGCAGCCAAGCATGGCATTACTGCTATTGCTATAGGTTCAGGGATTATTCTGCCAGCTGTTATTGTTCTTGGCTATTTTGTGTCAATTGCGAACATGCGGGAGAAAGAATGGCTACTTCTACTACCTGTTTTTGAGAATGGTTGGATGCCTATCTTTAACGGGATGATGTATGCTGGCGGAGCATTATCTGAGATTTTTCTGGTCTTACTGCTTCAACATCGTCTTAAGACTACGATAAAGCCATGGCAGATCATGCTTTTGGGTCTCCTGCTTGTCTATATATCTCTCGGTCCGATCATCGGAGCGATCACAGAATTCGGTCCTACGGAATCTGCAAAGCAGATGGTCTCTCCCTATGAGCAATGGCGGCTCGTGAAGCTGGGGAACTATCTAGAGCATGTTGACTTTCTATCTGTATTCCAGTGGTTGTCGGGAGCAACAATTCGTATCAGCCTGGCCCAATTCCTGATCGCAGAGTTATTTGCACCTCGTAATACTAAATTACGCAATCGAATCATAACACTGATTACGACAATTTACATCATATTAGCAGTTGGCCTTAAACGATACAATACGTTCTATTTAGGTCTGTTCAAACTTGTTCTCATTGCTACTCTAATCATCGCTGTTGTCTTAACTGCCATTTGGGCCGTTATCGCCTGGTTCGCTAAACCCACTAAGGAGGAGACATCATGA
- the tyrS gene encoding tyrosine--tRNA ligase, which produces MNIIDELEWRGAINQQTDAEGLRKLTSEKSISLYCGVDPTGDSMHIGHLIPFMMLKRFQLAGHRPVILIGGATGTIGDPSGRTTERTLQTMDQVQNNVDALTAQMKKLFLNEGETGLRMVNNYDWTKDITILDFLRDFGKNFSVNTMLAKDIVASRLDSGISFTEFSYQILQSIDFLHLFKNEDVQLQIGGADQWGNITSGLDLIRKKEGPEAKAFGLTIPLMLKADGTKFGKTAGGAIWLDPNKTTPFEFFQFWANQDDRDVIRYLKFFTFLTKDEIDALEVKVQTEPHKREAQRVLAEEMTKFVHGEDALAQAKKITEALFSGDIKSLTADEIEQGFKEMPTFHASKEAKNIVDWLVDLGIEPSKRQAREDITSGAISLNGEKITDTEMNVTVDNSFEGRFIIIRKGKKNYNLVRLGE; this is translated from the coding sequence ATGAACATTATCGATGAATTGGAATGGCGCGGTGCCATTAATCAACAGACGGATGCAGAAGGATTACGTAAACTAACGAGCGAGAAGTCGATTTCATTGTACTGTGGTGTTGACCCTACCGGTGACAGTATGCATATAGGCCATTTGATTCCATTTATGATGTTGAAGAGATTCCAGCTCGCAGGACATCGTCCCGTCATTCTGATCGGCGGTGCGACAGGTACAATCGGTGATCCGAGCGGTCGTACTACAGAGCGTACATTGCAGACGATGGATCAAGTACAGAACAACGTGGATGCTCTGACTGCGCAAATGAAGAAGCTGTTCCTGAATGAAGGAGAAACAGGTCTTCGCATGGTGAACAACTACGATTGGACGAAGGACATTACAATCTTGGACTTCCTTCGTGACTTCGGGAAGAACTTCAGCGTCAACACGATGCTGGCTAAAGATATTGTAGCTAGCCGTCTCGATTCGGGTATTTCCTTCACTGAGTTCTCGTACCAGATCCTGCAGTCGATCGACTTCCTTCATCTATTTAAGAATGAGGATGTGCAATTGCAGATCGGCGGTGCTGACCAATGGGGCAACATCACAAGCGGACTTGACTTGATCCGTAAGAAGGAAGGCCCTGAAGCGAAAGCATTCGGCTTAACGATTCCATTGATGCTCAAAGCAGATGGAACGAAATTTGGTAAGACAGCTGGCGGGGCCATCTGGCTCGATCCGAACAAGACGACTCCATTTGAATTCTTCCAGTTCTGGGCTAACCAAGATGATCGCGATGTCATTAGATACCTGAAATTCTTCACCTTCTTAACGAAGGATGAGATCGATGCTCTTGAAGTGAAAGTACAGACTGAACCACATAAACGTGAAGCACAGCGTGTATTGGCTGAAGAGATGACGAAATTCGTACACGGCGAAGATGCACTCGCACAAGCTAAGAAGATCACAGAAGCATTGTTCAGTGGCGATATCAAATCCCTAACCGCAGATGAAATTGAACAAGGATTTAAAGAAATGCCTACATTCCACGCTTCCAAGGAAGCAAAGAATATCGTTGACTGGCTCGTTGATCTAGGAATTGAACCATCCAAGCGCCAAGCACGTGAGGATATTACAAGCGGTGCCATTTCTCTGAATGGTGAGAAGATCACGGATACAGAAATGAATGTGACCGTAGACAACTCCTTCGAAGGTCGCTTCATTATTATCCGTAAGGGCAAGAAGAACTACAACCTCGTTAGACTCGGAGAATAG
- a CDS encoding protein rep, producing MLGSWKKTLELAFINHRLISEVNRTRQVNWQTIDLGIRHVTAEHINEVLDHMLLGLNRLFKYKKVKQASLGYFRMLDIIIEEEQLHPVIHILMPTIRSYFQGRYYIKLSEWSSYWRRALDMNPDYNLSLNVNILNDKSDQQSITGKMEKGLILLHNESDKAPTKLDDSITSRRVIGYSRLLKEQVDFLQPKFVYNLHDYNINDAFANNAFEFILDWHPGLREDANPPLKLLSNL from the coding sequence ATGCTTGGATCGTGGAAAAAAACACTGGAGCTTGCATTTATTAATCATCGTTTGATATCGGAAGTGAATCGGACCAGACAAGTCAATTGGCAAACCATCGATCTAGGAATCCGTCACGTAACCGCGGAGCATATTAATGAAGTATTGGATCATATGTTGCTCGGATTGAATCGGCTATTTAAGTATAAGAAAGTGAAGCAAGCTAGTCTTGGTTACTTCCGAATGCTTGACATTATAATAGAAGAAGAACAACTGCATCCGGTTATTCATATCCTGATGCCGACGATCAGAAGCTATTTTCAAGGGCGATATTATATTAAGTTAAGTGAATGGTCATCCTATTGGCGTAGAGCACTAGATATGAATCCAGATTATAATCTATCGTTAAATGTAAATATATTAAATGATAAGAGTGATCAGCAATCCATTACGGGTAAGATGGAGAAAGGGCTGATCCTCTTACATAATGAATCGGATAAAGCGCCAACGAAACTTGATGATTCGATTACCTCTAGAAGAGTGATCGGATATAGTAGATTGTTAAAAGAGCAAGTTGATTTCTTACAACCAAAATTCGTCTATAACTTACATGATTATAATATAAATGATGCTTTTGCCAATAATGCTTTTGAATTTATCCTTGATTGGCATCCAGGATTAAGAGAAGATGCAAATCCACCCCTTAAACTGTTATCAAATCTATGA
- the tyrP gene encoding tyrosine-tyramine antiporter produces MANSKKLTLFGLIGITMAFFGTVRSVPTLAITGWTQIFYMLVAAVLFALPIALMSAELSTGFQEEGGPQVWVKKAIGEKWGFVTSWLLWVQMFFGMVMVASTVGVLFGYVINVPHLSSNNFFIFAVILISYWGVTLLNLKFDMVKIAGNWGSIIGVYIPFVVLVVLGLAYMFKNGINPAGHLANFKAGDLLPNLSDLGSLAYLSGIIFIFAGVEISSVHANNIENPKRNYPIAVISSVILLVIFNLIAGLTVANGVPMGKMELSNITQPYMIFSADLGIPSIFVNIISAMILIGVLVQLSAWVLGPSKSMIKVAEDGNLPPFFQKRNSKGIPITFVMLQAIVISLVSVMYIVVPDVNSAFLVITITTTILYCIVYALIAISAVRLRYKEPNMNRPFRLGKGNGMMWFVSLLSLLSVLITIVVSLIPPSILPKSFSTGYVIYQVVATVVMVGVALIIYKFKKPSWKKSD; encoded by the coding sequence ATGGCCAATTCAAAAAAATTAACCTTATTCGGGTTGATTGGTATCACGATGGCCTTTTTTGGTACTGTACGTAGTGTACCGACGCTCGCTATCACCGGTTGGACACAAATTTTCTACATGCTCGTAGCAGCAGTATTATTTGCACTTCCAATCGCTTTGATGTCGGCTGAACTGTCCACAGGATTTCAAGAAGAGGGCGGACCACAAGTCTGGGTTAAAAAAGCAATAGGAGAGAAATGGGGATTTGTTACCTCATGGCTCTTATGGGTTCAAATGTTCTTCGGTATGGTTATGGTTGCTTCAACAGTAGGGGTACTGTTCGGATATGTTATTAATGTACCTCATTTATCTTCAAATAACTTCTTCATCTTTGCAGTTATTCTGATTTCTTATTGGGGTGTTACGCTCCTGAACTTGAAGTTCGATATGGTTAAGATCGCCGGTAACTGGGGTTCGATCATCGGTGTATATATTCCATTCGTAGTTCTCGTCGTGCTTGGTCTTGCTTATATGTTCAAAAATGGAATTAATCCAGCCGGTCACTTGGCTAATTTCAAGGCTGGCGATCTGTTGCCTAATCTTAGCGATCTAGGTAGCCTGGCTTATCTATCCGGTATTATCTTTATCTTCGCTGGGGTTGAAATCTCCTCAGTGCACGCGAATAATATCGAAAATCCGAAGCGCAACTATCCAATTGCAGTTATTTCTTCCGTAATCTTGTTGGTTATCTTCAACTTGATTGCCGGTTTGACTGTTGCGAACGGCGTTCCAATGGGTAAAATGGAGCTTTCCAATATTACTCAACCCTATATGATTTTCAGTGCAGACCTAGGTATTCCATCTATTTTCGTTAACATCATCTCCGCGATGATCTTGATCGGTGTGCTTGTTCAGCTCAGCGCATGGGTACTTGGACCAAGTAAATCGATGATTAAAGTTGCAGAAGACGGCAACTTGCCGCCATTCTTCCAGAAGAGAAACAGCAAAGGTATTCCAATTACATTCGTTATGCTTCAAGCCATCGTTATTTCCTTGGTTTCGGTTATGTACATCGTCGTTCCTGACGTAAACAGTGCCTTCCTGGTAATCACAATTACTACCACGATTCTGTACTGTATCGTATATGCCTTGATTGCCATTTCCGCAGTTCGTCTGCGTTATAAAGAGCCGAATATGAACAGACCGTTCCGTCTTGGCAAAGGTAATGGCATGATGTGGTTCGTCTCCCTGCTATCGCTGCTCAGTGTTCTGATTACGATCGTGGTGAGTTTGATTCCACCATCCATTCTGCCTAAGAGCTTCTCCACGGGATACGTCATTTACCAAGTCGTTGCGACCGTAGTGATGGTAGGCGTTGCCCTGATCATATACAAATTTAAGAAGCCTAGCTGGAAAAAAAGTGATTAA
- the tdc gene encoding tyrosine decarboxylase, with protein MNYSIPDINLKALFLGDKGENVDLFKEILNKMVDEHVGWRQNYMPQDLPVITPFDKSSKSFQDTADHMRSVFNVLSSKLRSESLPWHTAGRFWGHMNSETLMPSIIAYTAAMLWNGNNVAYESSPGTSQMEEEVGHEIAKLMSYKAGESWGHIAADGSIANLEGLWYARNIKSLPLAIKEVVPEAVAGKSEWELLNMSTDEIMDLTEKLADQMDEIKAKSARSGKDLQKLGKWLIPQTKHYSWLKAGDIIGIGLDQVEAIDVDSEYRMDIVKLEKRIRELAAQNIPVLGVVGVVGSTEEGQIDHIDKIVELREKLAKEGIYYYIHVDAAYGGYARAIFLDENDEFIEYNKIDEVFKKHNIFTDMKLKDEWLTEDIYNSFKAMSQVESVTIDPHKMGYIPYSAGAVAIRDIRMREAISYFATYVFEKGADIPALLGAYILEGSKAGATAAAVWTAHKVLPLNVTGYGKLMGASIEGAYRFYNFLKNKKFTVGDKTIVLHPLTKPDFNMVDYVFNEEGNTDLVKMNKLNHDFFDYASYVKGGLYSNEFITSHTDFAIPDYGNSPLEFVKSLGFTEQEWNRAEKVTILRACALSPYAHNAETFEDYAAKIEKAMQQKLEKIYMYEMN; from the coding sequence ATGAACTATTCAATCCCTGATATTAACCTCAAAGCATTGTTCCTTGGTGATAAAGGCGAGAACGTCGACCTGTTCAAGGAAATTCTAAACAAAATGGTTGACGAGCATGTGGGCTGGCGCCAAAATTATATGCCTCAAGACTTGCCAGTCATCACTCCTTTTGATAAAAGTTCTAAGAGCTTCCAAGATACTGCCGATCATATGCGTAGCGTATTCAACGTATTGTCTTCGAAGCTTCGCTCCGAATCACTGCCTTGGCATACTGCAGGCCGTTTCTGGGGACATATGAACTCCGAAACCTTGATGCCATCGATTATCGCTTATACAGCAGCAATGCTCTGGAACGGTAATAATGTGGCTTATGAGTCTTCTCCAGGTACATCGCAAATGGAAGAAGAAGTTGGTCATGAAATTGCTAAACTGATGAGCTACAAAGCAGGAGAGAGCTGGGGCCACATTGCTGCCGACGGTTCGATCGCTAACTTGGAAGGTCTCTGGTATGCACGTAATATCAAGTCTCTTCCACTGGCTATTAAAGAAGTTGTACCTGAGGCTGTTGCAGGCAAATCCGAATGGGAATTGCTGAACATGTCAACGGATGAAATCATGGACCTTACAGAGAAACTGGCTGACCAAATGGATGAAATCAAAGCTAAATCCGCTCGCTCTGGTAAAGACTTGCAAAAGCTTGGTAAATGGCTCATTCCACAAACGAAACACTATTCCTGGTTGAAAGCTGGCGACATTATCGGTATCGGCTTGGATCAAGTTGAAGCCATTGATGTTGACAGTGAATATCGCATGGACATCGTAAAACTGGAAAAACGCATTCGTGAATTGGCTGCACAAAATATTCCGGTTCTTGGGGTTGTCGGTGTTGTCGGAAGTACAGAAGAAGGCCAAATTGACCATATCGATAAAATTGTTGAACTTCGTGAAAAACTCGCTAAAGAAGGCATCTATTATTACATTCATGTTGATGCTGCATACGGCGGTTATGCACGTGCCATCTTCCTTGATGAAAATGATGAATTCATTGAATACAACAAAATTGATGAAGTATTCAAGAAACACAACATCTTTACAGATATGAAGCTGAAGGACGAATGGCTTACTGAAGATATCTACAATTCATTCAAAGCTATGAGCCAAGTAGAATCTGTTACGATTGACCCTCATAAAATGGGTTACATTCCTTACTCTGCTGGTGCGGTTGCGATTCGTGACATTCGTATGCGTGAGGCGATTTCTTACTTCGCAACTTATGTATTTGAGAAAGGTGCAGATATTCCTGCATTGCTTGGTGCATATATCCTTGAAGGTTCTAAAGCTGGTGCAACTGCAGCTGCTGTATGGACAGCTCACAAGGTGTTGCCACTGAACGTAACAGGTTATGGTAAACTAATGGGAGCTAGTATCGAAGGGGCTTATCGCTTCTATAACTTCTTGAAGAACAAGAAATTTACAGTTGGCGACAAGACCATCGTTCTTCATCCATTGACGAAGCCAGACTTCAACATGGTCGACTACGTATTCAACGAAGAAGGAAATACCGATTTGGTTAAAATGAACAAATTGAACCATGACTTCTTCGACTATGCTTCTTACGTTAAAGGCGGTCTGTACAGCAATGAGTTCATTACTTCTCATACCGACTTTGCTATTCCTGACTATGGCAACAGCCCATTGGAATTCGTGAAGAGCCTCGGCTTCACCGAACAAGAATGGAATCGCGCTGAAAAAGTTACGATTCTTCGTGCTTGTGCATTGTCTCCATATGCTCATAATGCTGAGACTTTTGAAGATTATGCAGCCAAGATTGAGAAAGCAATGCAACAAAAGCTTGAAAAAATCTACATGTACGAAATGAACTAA
- the pdxK gene encoding pyridoxine/pyridoxal/pyridoxamine kinase has protein sequence MSNIRKVLTVAGSDSSGGAGLEADLKTFQEYGTFGFCSITSIVTMDPDNNWHHEVQPIDTELVLKQIKTVMAGGKLDAMKTGMLGSVEIIEMLSKVIDEHDITNIVIDPVMVCKGEDEVVQPENGQAIRELLLPRATITTPNLFEAGQLAGISKVRTIDDMKEAARRIYERGVKNVVIKGGKTLEAEKAVDLLYDGNEFTLYEADKLDTNHNHGAGCTFAAAIAAGLAKGMSVKDAVSKAKQFTTAAIQGGFAFNRFVGPVWHGAYNKAEARIE, from the coding sequence ATGTCCAACATTAGAAAAGTGCTGACAGTTGCAGGCTCAGATTCCAGCGGTGGCGCCGGTCTTGAAGCCGATCTAAAAACATTTCAGGAATATGGGACCTTCGGGTTCTGCAGTATTACCTCAATAGTCACCATGGATCCCGATAATAATTGGCATCATGAGGTTCAGCCTATCGATACCGAGCTAGTTCTTAAGCAAATTAAGACTGTAATGGCTGGCGGCAAGCTGGATGCAATGAAGACCGGGATGCTCGGCTCCGTTGAAATTATTGAGATGCTAAGCAAAGTGATAGATGAGCATGATATCACAAATATCGTTATCGATCCGGTCATGGTCTGCAAAGGTGAGGATGAAGTCGTTCAACCAGAGAATGGACAGGCGATTCGCGAGCTTCTGCTGCCACGGGCTACAATTACAACACCAAATCTGTTCGAAGCGGGTCAACTTGCTGGAATATCTAAGGTAAGAACGATCGACGATATGAAGGAAGCCGCACGTCGAATTTATGAGCGTGGTGTCAAGAACGTCGTTATTAAAGGCGGTAAGACCCTTGAAGCTGAGAAGGCGGTTGATCTGCTGTATGACGGCAACGAATTTACCTTATATGAAGCGGATAAGCTCGACACGAATCATAATCATGGTGCAGGCTGTACCTTCGCGGCTGCTATCGCTGCAGGATTAGCCAAAGGAATGAGCGTCAAGGATGCAGTCTCTAAGGCTAAACAATTCACAACAGCAGCTATTCAAGGCGGATTTGCTTTTAATCGCTTCGTAGGTCCTGTCTGGCATGGCGCATACAACAAGGCAGAGGCACGCATTGAATAG
- the nhaC gene encoding Na+/H+ antiporter NhaC produces the protein MNKEVTLKESLFLLVVLLAIIGACIIGLGMDPQIPILVSLGVIIVFAKIKGASWDRIHKGIQNGISPGLIPILIFMLIGALISVWISAGTIQTIMIYGFKILSAKYFLPSVFVICAVVGITVGSSFTTISTVGIAFFGMGQIMGYHPAITTGAIISGAFLGNNISPLSDTTNLASAIAEVDLFDHIRYMMRVVIPAFLISLVFFAVTGHAKVLTTGQEVNELVNTLSTSFPISVVTLIPVLVLFLCAWRKVPAIPTLLLSILFTIGVIYIYYPHTSLSDISALMQNGYVANTGVESVDKLLTRGGIQSMMWSVSLILLALALGGLLVEMNIIKTIISRITSFVSTKGKLILMTGLSSIGVNLLLGEQYLSIILPGEAFKSQYDAIQLNRKEMSRILANGGAAVNALIPWGVSGVFITGTLGVSTLEYLPFAIFCIVAPILNILYGFLSSRKSTKTAH, from the coding sequence ATGAACAAAGAGGTGACTCTAAAAGAAAGCCTATTTCTTTTAGTCGTATTGTTAGCTATTATTGGAGCTTGTATTATCGGTTTAGGAATGGATCCACAAATTCCAATATTAGTCTCACTGGGTGTTATTATCGTATTTGCTAAAATTAAAGGGGCTTCCTGGGATCGGATTCATAAAGGAATCCAGAACGGCATTTCTCCAGGACTGATACCTATACTTATCTTTATGTTAATTGGCGCATTAATTAGTGTCTGGATTTCAGCAGGTACGATTCAGACTATAATGATATATGGTTTTAAAATTTTATCCGCTAAATACTTTTTGCCTTCCGTATTTGTCATTTGCGCGGTCGTAGGGATTACGGTAGGCAGCTCATTTACAACGATCTCAACCGTCGGCATCGCATTCTTCGGCATGGGGCAAATTATGGGCTACCATCCTGCAATCACGACTGGTGCTATCATTTCAGGTGCCTTCTTGGGCAACAATATCTCTCCATTATCCGATACCACCAACCTGGCATCGGCCATTGCTGAGGTCGATTTATTCGATCATATCCGTTATATGATGCGTGTTGTCATCCCGGCATTCCTCATCTCCTTAGTCTTCTTCGCAGTCACGGGACATGCCAAGGTATTGACAACCGGACAGGAAGTCAATGAACTTGTAAATACACTAAGTACTTCATTCCCTATTTCTGTCGTAACTTTAATTCCCGTTCTCGTGCTCTTCTTATGTGCTTGGCGGAAGGTACCCGCTATTCCGACATTGCTGTTAAGCATACTGTTCACGATCGGTGTGATTTACATTTATTATCCGCATACCAGCTTATCGGATATTTCTGCGCTGATGCAAAATGGGTATGTAGCTAATACAGGTGTAGAGAGCGTGGATAAACTGCTTACACGCGGTGGGATTCAGAGTATGATGTGGTCGGTATCCTTGATCCTCTTGGCGCTTGCTCTAGGTGGACTACTCGTCGAAATGAATATCATCAAGACGATCATCTCGCGTATTACCTCATTCGTAAGCACAAAAGGCAAGCTGATCCTTATGACAGGCTTAAGTTCGATAGGTGTCAATCTGCTGCTCGGTGAGCAATATTTGTCGATTATTTTACCAGGTGAAGCATTCAAATCACAATACGATGCGATCCAATTGAACCGCAAAGAGATGTCAAGAATATTGGCCAACGGCGGAGCGGCTGTGAACGCTCTGATTCCTTGGGGAGTCAGTGGAGTATTTATCACGGGTACACTCGGCGTATCCACGCTTGAGTATCTACCGTTTGCTATCTTCTGTATTGTGGCGCCGATCCTAAATATTCTGTACGGGTTCCTGAGCAGCAGAAAATCGACAAAAACAGCGCATTAA
- a CDS encoding tyrosine-type recombinase/integrase gives MASYTKVPAKNKQGYKYVCVIEGPSDPITGKRKQISRRGVTQKEALKRAEAALEKLLNQAEADKNKKPLTFEEVANDWHATFSKRKIKPATKKKRLDDINLLLRFFSNVMINKITHKMYQDMLNKLDDDEYALNTMKGLHVTANMIFKYAIKHKLREDNPCKDAVIPERIPTVAEIESNPIEEKYLERSELTEFLGAVFTHGLPLDLERFYLLAFSGMRPGELCALKVNDFNFETNEVRISKTLYSEKKNMKEYEVVPPKTIGSIRVVTIDESVMVLIKALMDRRNTIMSLNKKIDPAFHDEGFIFCRDNGYPYITSVVQDRMRRILKKTGIKKKATPHVLRHTHVSMLAEAEIDLKTVMQRVGHEDPNTTLKIYTHVTNKMKKNADEKIRIHFADILSFKFNNQISESA, from the coding sequence ATGGCCAGCTACACTAAGGTACCAGCCAAAAATAAGCAAGGCTATAAATATGTTTGTGTCATTGAAGGACCGTCTGATCCTATTACGGGTAAAAGAAAGCAGATATCACGGCGTGGTGTTACGCAGAAGGAAGCCTTGAAAAGGGCTGAAGCTGCATTAGAGAAGTTGTTGAATCAAGCAGAAGCTGACAAAAATAAAAAGCCCCTTACTTTCGAAGAAGTCGCAAATGACTGGCATGCTACTTTTTCAAAACGAAAAATCAAGCCTGCCACTAAGAAAAAGCGTCTTGACGATATCAATTTGCTGCTTCGTTTTTTCTCAAATGTTATGATTAATAAAATTACCCATAAGATGTATCAGGACATGCTTAATAAGCTAGATGACGATGAGTATGCACTTAACACCATGAAAGGTTTACATGTTACGGCTAACATGATTTTTAAATATGCAATTAAACATAAATTAAGAGAGGATAATCCTTGTAAAGATGCGGTGATTCCAGAACGAATTCCTACGGTAGCAGAAATAGAGAGTAATCCTATCGAAGAGAAATATTTGGAAAGATCTGAATTAACAGAGTTTCTCGGGGCCGTCTTCACACATGGTTTGCCACTAGATTTAGAACGTTTCTATCTTTTAGCTTTTAGCGGTATGCGCCCAGGTGAACTTTGCGCTCTGAAAGTCAACGATTTTAACTTCGAGACTAATGAAGTGCGTATATCGAAGACTCTGTACAGTGAAAAGAAGAATATGAAGGAATATGAAGTGGTTCCACCTAAAACCATCGGATCTATTAGAGTGGTTACGATCGATGAGTCTGTTATGGTATTGATCAAAGCTTTAATGGATCGTCGTAATACAATTATGTCCCTTAACAAAAAAATCGATCCAGCTTTTCATGACGAAGGTTTTATATTCTGTCGTGATAATGGGTACCCATATATCACAAGTGTTGTTCAGGACCGGATGAGGAGGATATTGAAGAAAACTGGTATTAAGAAGAAAGCCACCCCTCATGTCTTGCGTCACACTCATGTGAGTATGCTTGCTGAAGCGGAAATAGATCTTAAGACCGTTATGCAACGGGTTGGTCATGAAGACCCGAATACAACACTTAAGATCTATACTCATGTCACGAACAAGATGAAAAAGAACGCTGATGAGAAGATTAGAATTCATTTTGCCGATATTCTGAGCTTTAAATTCAACAATCAAATAAGCGAATCTGCTTAA
- a CDS encoding ImmA/IrrE family metallo-endopeptidase, whose translation MVKHYRMTILEEFIEHTYVSVGITSPDQITIDELSTRLNVWVHYAEVGSRALEAVSGMYSMFIDNRLPQDQQRLDFLHELCHLLRHAGNQMTMPESYTQMQELEAEQFVLYAAMPSSMVFQLTPILPTMADAIPCLVEVFDVPPELAVKRIEQIKRRIIDGYRQSKRSELKNLSHEPAWSRETKRILQQLDHQLIAKGLPGYQDHGLL comes from the coding sequence ATGGTCAAACATTATCGAATGACTATTTTGGAAGAGTTTATAGAGCATACATATGTAAGTGTCGGCATTACTTCCCCCGATCAGATCACCATTGATGAGCTGTCTACGCGGTTAAATGTATGGGTCCATTATGCAGAAGTTGGCAGTCGAGCCCTGGAAGCAGTCAGCGGCATGTACAGCATGTTTATCGACAACCGGTTGCCACAAGATCAACAACGTCTGGATTTCCTCCATGAGCTCTGTCACCTTCTCAGGCATGCCGGTAATCAAATGACTATGCCTGAATCGTACACCCAAATGCAAGAGCTCGAGGCCGAGCAGTTTGTTTTATATGCAGCTATGCCATCGTCAATGGTATTCCAGCTGACCCCAATCTTGCCCACTATGGCGGATGCGATACCATGCCTGGTGGAAGTATTCGACGTTCCTCCTGAACTTGCAGTCAAGCGCATAGAACAAATTAAACGACGAATAATAGACGGTTATCGTCAAAGCAAACGGAGCGAGCTAAAGAACCTTAGCCATGAACCTGCTTGGTCACGCGAAACAAAAAGAATCCTGCAGCAGCTGGATCACCAGTTGATTGCGAAGGGCTTACCTGGTTATCAGGATCATGGTCTGTTATAA